The following nucleotide sequence is from Mycobacterium sp. Z3061.
CGCCTGCTCGACCACACGCTGGAGGTGTGCCAGGCGCTGTGGACGCAGCGGCGGGGCGTCTACAGCTCGCCGGAGCTGTCGTTCGACGGCATCCATCAGATGCCAAAACCGATGCAGCCCAATGGAATTCCAATTTGGGTGAGTGGGACCGTCAATCCGGCCGTCGCCAAGCGGTTGAGCAGGTTCGGAATGCGCTGGATCCCGTGGGGTCCGGCCATCACCGATCTCCAAGGCGCGATCCCGGCGATGAAGCGCGCGATCGCCGACACGGGTGCAGACCCGGATGGACTCCGGGTGCAGGGTTCGGCGGTCCTGGTCAGAGGCGCCGATCGCCGGATCGATGTGGATGCCTCGGTTGCGGTGGTCCCGCGCATCGTGGCGGACGGCGCCACCGACATCCGCTTCTCGGGATCGGTGCCCTCCGATCCCGGGCAGGCCCAGGAGATGCTGGCAGACCTGGTCGGCGCCTTTCGTAAGGTCACCGACTGATCAGATCGCGGCGACCAGCTTGCTGTACTGCGGGCAGTAGGCCCGGACGGAGATGGCGACGAAGTCCTCGGCGTGGGCCGCGAAGTCCGGGCTGCTGGAACGGAATTGCGCGACCACCTCTTGCACCGTCATGCCCTGTCCGATGTTCTGGCACACCGTCTTGCCGTTGAAGACGGCGGCTTCAGGGTTGGCGAATTGGATGCCCTTGTCGTTGAGCGCGGCGATGTACCGGCTGTCCTGGTCCGCCGTGGACGAGACGGTGGTGGTGGCCGGTGCCGTGGTGGTCACCGGCGCGGCCGTGGTTCGCGTCGGCTCCGAGGCTGTCTCGGACGTGTTGTTCTTGTGCATCAACCAGCCCGCGACCACGATCACCACGGCCAGGGCCAGGCAGATGAGCAGGACGGTGGCGGCTCGGGTCCACGCCGTGGTCCAGGACTGGTCGACGTCGGCCTCTTCGGGGACTGCGGCGGGGTTTGCCCGGCTGCCGGGCGCCGACGCACTGTCCTGAATGTCCGGCAGCTCGTTGCCGCTCGACCACGCCAGGTTCGCCGACTCTGCCGTCTCGCCCGCGTTGTAGTCGGCGCCTCCGACCCGGTCGACCATGGGGGTCATGGTAGTCCGGGCGGACCGTCTCAGGTCAGGTGGCGGTTGCGCCAGCGGGACAGGCGACCGCTCGGAGACTGAATCGCGGCCATCACCGAGCTCATCGACGATGCCACCGACTTGGCGTGTTCCTGCGGGTGTGCGGTGGGAACCGCGGGCGCGTCGCCCACCCACCAGGTCGGCGACAACAACGCCGATGTCACCGGAATCGCCCGCTCGACGCTGGCCCGCCCCCACCGGTAGGCGCGGTCGATCGCGGTGGTGGACGGGGCGAGGTTGATCGGCGACAGGGTCGGCTCGAAGCGGACGAGGTGGTCGGCATAGGGCAGGTTGCGCAGCATCTGCAGCTGGATCGCCTGCAGGATCGGGGCCAGCCACAGATGTCGCGAATCCCATTGCGGGTGAAAGCAATCGAACGCCAGGTAGCAAGCGTTGCGGGTGCCGATCTTGCCGTCGCGCACGCGCTTCCAGGCCAGCTCCACGGGTACGTTACTGGCCGCGCCGCCGTCGACCAGCGCCGCGATATCCCGCTCGGCGAACAGGTCCTCGAGCAGTGGCAGCATCCGTGCGTCGCTCGTCTCGTGGTGCAGCACACCGGGAATCGCCGAGGAGAAGGACGCCGCGTCGAGGACGTCGAAGTCGAGTGCCGGATCATCGCCGGAGATCACGATCGGCTTGACCACCCGCAGGTCGATGAACGCCGAGACTTGCCACATGCGGGCCGCCACCAATGGCCCGATTCCGATGGGGCGGAAGGGAAGTGAGCGAAGTTGTAAAGCCGCCAGCTCGGGGCGGCGAAACCGTGAGGGCAGCGCCGCGTACGGTTGCCGGCGGACTCCGGCGACCACGACGTCGAACGGAATCGCCAGATCCGACATCCGCATGCGCTCGCCGTCTTCTGTGCTGAGCAGGGCGTGCGCGAACTGGTCGAAACGCAGCGCGAACAGGCCGGCCATCCCGTGGCGGCGCCGCACCCGCTCGGGCCCGAGGATGGCGCGGTAGGACACCGTTTTGGCCCAGGCCACGTACTCCTCGATCGGCACCGGAAGTTCGCGGGCGACCAGGCTGCCGATGATCGACCCGAACGACGAGCCGATCATGTAGTCGGGCACCTGGCCGGATTCCAACAGGCGCGCCATACCGCCGATGTAGACGAAGCCGGCGCCACCACCGCCGCCGAGCACGGTGACGAGCTTCTTGTAGCCCACCTCGGCGTCGAGTTCGGCAGCCGAGAAGTCGTTGCGGTGGCGATCGATGAGTACCTGTCGCTGGTCTTCCTGGTCGTCGGCCAGGCCGGCCAACACCTCGCGTGCCGCCGTCAACGCCTTGACCTGGTCGGGTTCCTCGCGCAACGGAGCGAACAACGCATCGACGACCCTGGATCGCCACGGTCCGATTTCCGCGCCGACCGAGATGTCCCCACGGCCCCGGGCGCCACCCGGGCCCGCCACCCCCGGTTCGAAGTCGGCCAGCCGGGCGAAGTTCAGGATGTAGCGCAGTCTGCGCAGTTGCTCGTCGCTGAGTACGTCTGGGTTGGCCAGGTGGTTGCGCACCAGCCGGTTTTCCATCTTCTGCAACAGCAGGGCTGGGTCCGCCGACGGCAGGTCGACGGTGTCCAGGGCGGCATCGGTGGCTTTGGTCTCGTCGTCCTCGATGTCCTCGAGGGCCGGCACGAGGTCGAACGCGGGCGCTCGGTGACCCCTGCGGGCACCGAATCGGCCGCGGACTATGTCGGCGAACGGGATCTCCATGAGGAACCACCCTCTCATGGGTGGCTCCCGCTGGTGCCTACCGTCCGGGGACGGGGACCGTGGGCATGGCGGTGGTGCCAGGCCAGCAACCCAGCGGGCTGATGCCCTTGTTGATCGCGGCGGTGATGCAGTTCTGGACGACCACGTTGGGGTCGTTGCTGATGGAGCGCGACAGGATCTCGTTGGCCTTGGCCTGAGCCTCGGCCGTGCGCTGAGACTCGACCGCGATCGAAGTTTGCGCGCGCTGCTGGTTGAGCTGATTGATCTTGTCCTCGGTGCCCTGGTCGTACTGGATGGTGGGCACGTTGATGTCGAAGATGTCGACCTGTTCGCCTACATCCTTGCGCATCAGGTCGGCGGCGCGCTTGGCGAGATTGGGCAACGGCGAGACGTCGAGGTTCTGCGGGTCCAGCGGGTTGAACGCGGCGAACACCTCGTTGAGCGCCACGGACAGGTTCCGCTCGATCAGATTGACGCGGACATTGTCGAATGTCTTGTACTGCTGGAAGAGTTCGGGCGCGGCGTGCTGTTTGAGCTGCCAGCGGATGCTGACGTCCGCCCAGGCGGTGGACTGGTTGCCCAGTCGCACCATGATGCGCTCGTCGTGGTTGCCGTCCTTGACGTACTTGTCGATCTGCACCGCACCGTCCATCTGGTGGGTCATCTGCCACGGCCACTTGCCGTGAAACCCGTTGTTCAGACTCACCCCGGTGGGGCGGCCAAAGGTGGTGACGATCGCGATCTGGCGGGTACCGACGATGGTGAAACAACCCAGCAGGAAGAACAGGACTGCGGTCGCCAGCGCGCCGATCACCACCGTCCTGCGGCGGCTGCGGGCCTTGTCCTCCCGGCTGATCAGCCAGCCCAGCGCCGCAACGCCGGCCACGATCAGGCTCACGACGAACATCACGATCTGCCACGTCATTCCAGACTCCTTCTCCTGTGGTGTGGGAAGACTCTAAGCTGCCGCCATGGCCATCGATCGTGCCGCGCTCATTGCGGGCAGTATCCGACTCGCGTCGGGGATCTCGTTCCTCGTCGACCCCGACCGTGCGAACCGGCTGTGGGGCACTCCGCACCAGCCGGACGCGCAAGCGCGACTGCTGTTGCGGTCCATGGGATACCGCGACGCATTGATCGGCGGGCTGCTTGCCGCGGCAGCGTTGCGTGGCAAGAACACCCGCGGCTGGTTCTTGGCTTCCGGTGGAGCGGACGCGGCCGACCTGCTCGGCGGGGTGAGCGTGCATCACGACTTGACGCGCCCACAACAAGTCATCGGCCTCGGTGGCGCGATTGTCGGTGTCGGAGTGGGGCTTTGGGGTGCGGCGCGTCCGGCCAAGCGTGCTGAGCTACCGCCCGCGGCCGATTAGCTCCAGGGACCGATTCCGCCGACCTTGTCGATGCGGATGCGCGTCAGGAATCCCGGCGGTGCACCGGCCGGCGGGAACACGGCCGGGTCCGACAGGGTCTGCGCGAGTTCGCGCAACAGTTCCGGCGCGCCCCCGTCGACGATTCGAGCCGTGCCGTTGATCGCGAGGTACGGCCGCATGTCGCCGTGCGGGTCATCGGTCGAGACGATGGTGACCGCAACGCGGGGATCGTTGCGGACGTTGCGCACCTTCTTGTGTTCGGCCAGATGGGCGGTGACGAGTTCGTCTCCGTCCGGCGTCGACTGCAGCGCAACCCAAACCACACTCACCTGGGGGCTGCCGTCGGGATTGAGGGTCACCAGGGTGGCGTCGGCGCCCTTGCCGATCAGTTCGCGTGCCGCGTCGTTGAGCTTCATGCGTTGTTCTACCGCCGCGGTCAGGAATTAATTCCCAACAGGAGGTCTTCATGTCAGAGTGGACGCGGCGAGAGGGAACGACATGCGCTACGGGGTTCTGACCTTTATCACCGACGAGGGCATCAGGCCCGACGAGCTGGGCCCGGCGTTGGAGCAGCGCGGCTTTGATTCGCTGTTTCTTGCCGAGCACACCCATATCCCCGTCAACCATGACAGCCCTTTCCCCAGCGGTGGCCCGATTCCCCGGAAGTACTATCGACCGCTGGACCCGTTCGTGGCGTTGACCGCGGCGGCGGTCACCACCGAAACTCTGCTGCTGGGCACCGGAATCGCTCTGGTCCCGGAGCGGGATCCGATCGTGACGGCCAAGGAAGTCGCGTCTCTGGACCTGTTGTCGGGCGGCCGATTCATCTTCGGTGTCGGCGTGGGATGGCTGCGCGAGGAGGTCGCCAACCACGGCGTCGATCCCGCGGTACGTGGTCGGGTCTCCGATGAACGGCTACGCGCGATGATCGAGATCTGGACACGGGAGGAGGCCGAATTTCACGGGAAGTACGTCGATTTCGACCCGATCTACAGCTGGCCGAAGCCGGTGAGCAAGCCTCATCCGCCGATTTACGTCGGCGGCGGTCCGGCGAGCTTCAAGCGGATCGCGGCGCTGAACGCGGGATGGATCGCGATAACCCCGACGCCGGAGTTGCTGGCGGGTCCGCTCGAGGAGCTGCGTGCGATCGCTGGCCCCGACGTTCCGGTGACCGTCTGCCAATGGGGTGACGCCACGGCCCAGACCCTGGAGGGTTACGGGCCGCTGGGGGTGGAGCGGGTTCTACTCGGGCTGGAGACCGCGCCGCGCAAGGAGTCGCTGCGAAGCCTGGACGAGCTGGCCGGGATCGCTGGATTAGCTTGACGTTTCAGGCAAAGACGATGCGCAGCCGCTCCCACCCACGCACCGTCGACGTCGGCGCGAGCTTGAGGCTGTCGTAGTCGACGTTCCATTCGGGCCACCGGTTGAGTAGTTCGTCGAGAGCGACCCTGCCTTCCAGGCGGGCCAGGTTGGCGCCCAGGCAATAGTGCACGCCCTTGCCGAAGGTGAGGTGCGAGATGTTGTCCCGGTGCAGGTCGAAAGTGTCAGGATCCTTGTAGCGCAACGGATCCCGGTTCGCGGACCCGAAGAGAAGCAGGACGGCGCTGCCCGCCGGGACGGTGGTGCCGTAAGCCTCGAAATCGCGGATGGTGTAGCGGGCGACGTGCGGGCCGGTCGGCTCGAAGCGCAGCGTCTCATCCACCGCGCGCGTCAACAGGGAACGATCCTGCTCGACTTCCCGACGCTGATCGGGGTGCTCGGCGAGAACCTTGGCCAGCCAGCCGATCAGCCGGCCCGTCGTCTCGTTACCGGCGCCGGCGACGACCTGGGTGTAGTGCAGGACTTCCTTGCGGGTCAGCTTGCGTATCACGCCGCTCTCGTCCTCGAACTCGACATTGAGCAACGCGGTCATCAGATCGTCGGACGGGTTCTTGGCGCGCCAGTCCACATAGTCGGCGTAAATACGCCCGTCGGCAATCGAATCCGGGTCTGCCACCTTCATCGGTGTGCCGGGCTTGGTGCGCAGGTTGGCGTCGTTGGCGTCGCGCACCCCGATCTGGTCATCCTCGGGAATGCCCAGCAGCATGCCGATGACGCGCATCGGCATCATGGACGCGAGTTCGGCGATGATGTCGAAACCGTCCGAGCCGACCAGGGGATCCAGGCACCGGACGCAGTAGGCCCGGATCTGGTCCTCGATGGCGGCCATCCGGCGCGGAGTGAAGACCCGCGACATGACCCCGCGCAACATGGTGTGTGTCGGCGGGTCTTCGAACATCATCACACCCGGCGGCATGGGGAACTTGGACTGGATCAGCTCCAGGATGTCACTTCGACTGTTGGAGAACGTTTCCCAATCCGACAGCGCCTTCTCGACGTCGGCGTGCCGGGAGATCGCCCAGAAGTTGTAGCGCTCGTTGTAATACAGCGGTGCCTCGTCGCGCAGCCGGGCGAAGGTGGGGTAGGGGTTGGCGGTGATGTTGACGTCGTAGGGGTCGTAATACACATCGGTGTCCGAAGTGATGGTCACGGCAGGTCCTTTCGCTACTTCAGGCAACTTCCCGCGTCCACGGGCAGGGTGACGCCGGTGATGTAGCGCGCCTCATTGGAGGCCAGGAACAGCACCGCGTTGCTGATGTCCTCGGCGTTCACCCAGGGGATGGGCAGCGTGTGGAAGCTCTGACAGATCGGCGCCAGATCATCGGGTCCCGGATTTTCCAGATCGGGCCGAAATAGCCGGAATGTGGTCTCGTTGATCAGCAGGGGCGTATTCACATGGGTCGGGTGCACCGAATTGACCCGGATGTTGCGCGGGCCGAGCTCGACGGCGAACGACCGCATCAACCCGACCACGCCGTGCTTGGCCGCCACGTAGTGACCGGTGTGGGCATAGGACTTCAGGCCAGCCACTGAACTGGTCAGCACGATCGAGCCGCCGCCGCCGGAAAGCAGATGTGGCACGGCGGCTTTCACCGACTTCCAGACGCCGGTGAGGTTGACGTCGATCATCTCCTGCCACAGGTCTTCGGTCATCCGGTCCAACCGGACGCCACCGGTGCCGATGCCGGCGTTGGCGACGACGATGTCCAGGCGGCCGAGTTGCTCGACCCCGCTGTCGACGGCGGCTTTGAGCGCGTCGTAGTCGCGGACGTCGACCTCCGCGGTGACCACCCGGCGGTCACAACCCTTGATCAGATCGGCGGTTTCCGCCAGATCCTCCGGTGTCGATGCGGGGGCCGGGGAGTTGTCGAAAGGCCGGCAGATGTCGATGGCGATGACGTCGGCGCCTTCTTGCGCCAGTCGTACGGCGTGGCTACGGCCCTGGCCGCGCGCCGCGCCGGTGACGAACGCGACCTTGCCTGCTACCCGGCCGGGCATCGGCACCCTCCTCGTTGAGTAACCTCGTTACTCCCGGTACAGTAACCCCGTTACTGAGTTGGGGCAAGACTCGAGGCAAGGGCGGACGTGGTTAGCGCTGAGGTCATGACCGAGCAGTCCGACCCCATCCTTGATGTCGTCGTCGACATCCTGGAAACCGAGGGCTACGACGCCGTGCAACTCCGCGAAGTCGCCAAGCGTGCGCGTACCTCACTGACCACCATCTACAAGCGGTTCCCCACCAGGGACGCGTTGATTCTGGCCGCCCTGCAACGCTGGATGGATGAGAACCGGTATGCCGGTCTGGCCTCGCAGACACCTGAACCCGACGAATCCATATACGACGGCCTGATGAGGGTTTTCCGGACCATTTTCGAGCCCTGGGAACGTCATCCCGACATGTTGCGCGCCTACTTCCGCGCGCGGTCGGCGCCGGGTGGGCAACGTCTCGTCAGCCGCGGTCTGGATGCGGTGATACCGGCCGCGATGGCCGTGCTCGCAGGCGCGGAACCGGATCTGGTCGAGGAGCTGCCGCCGATCGTGTCCAACCTCGCATACGGTTTGGTCGCACGATTCGCCGCCGGAGAAATCCCGATCACCGAGATCCTGCCGACGCTGGACCGCGCCCTGTTCCGGCTGACCGCTAACGCGGCGAGAGGATGATCACCGGGATCTCCCGGTCCGTCCACCGCTGGTACTTCTCGAAGTCCGCGTAGAGATCGACCAACCGCGGCCACAACGCGGCGCGCTGCTCCGGCGAAGCGACATGCGCCGAAACCTCAAGATTGCGTTGCCCTTTCACGTGGATACGGGTGTCGGGGTTGGCGACGAGGTTGAAGTACCACTGCGGATTCTTGGGATGGCCGCCCTGCGAGGCGACGATGACGAAGTCGTCCCCGTCGCGCATGTAGAGCAGGGGAGTGGTGAACAGTTTTCCCGATTTGCGGCCCCGGTGCTCGAGAAGCAGGGTCGGCACCGGCTTGTCGAAGCCGGCGCCGATGCGCCACTTGTTGCCGATGCGGCCGTTGGTCAGCTTGAAGACCGCCACGTGCGCCTTCGCCGAGTACTTGATGATCTTGGCCGTCGCCGGAGAGGCCAGGCCCTCGGGTTTTTCTTCGGGCAGCGAAAATTTCGGCATCTGACTATCGGTCCCTTGGTTTACGACGCCTTGGCGTACCGGCGAACCAGTTGGCCTTCTCGGAACGTGCTGGAGTGGTCCCGGCCGTTCTTGTCGCGACCGAAAAAGGTCCACCTCGTCGATCCGGCCTGCGGGGTGCTGATCATCTTGACCTGGTAAGGGAGATGTTCGGAGTCCACCGTGCCAATGGTGTCACCTACCCGGATCTCCGATGGATGAATCTCGGGTGCATCGCACCAATTGTCTGTGGGCATGCACCCATCCTCCACTATGTGCGCAGGTGATCGTCGCCGATCCCTATTCATGGCCCGCGGTGGAAGTGCCTGGGTGGTGGCGTAGCGTCAGGCGCGAGCCTTTTCGTTGTCAGCGATGGTGACCAGTAGCCAGCTACGGGCCGTGCCTCAGGGCAATGCGATTCCTCCGTCGTCCCGCACCCGCGGGACGGACGATGCCGAGCATGAAGGAAGAGCCCCGGTGAGCACCGTCAACCCTTCGCTGGGGATGCGACGCCAGTCCACCCCGATACGTCTCACTCTGGCGAACGAGCTGGGCAATGACATCGACGGGGCCTGGTGGCCCCGGACCGACCGGATCGGCGTTGAGTTGCCGGAGCTCATCCTGGCGCTGCGGGCGCGACTTGGTGAGATCACGAACATCGCGGTCAACTGGCCGCCGCTGCAACGACCACCCGACTTGAACTGGCAGGGCTGGCAGCACAAGCAGCAGCACGTGATGACGGTGACGGGTGCCGACGCGCTGGCCAACGTCCTGATCGTGCCGTACTCCACCAACGGCACGCTGGCGTTGATGATGCTGCGCCGGGCCGCCGACCTGCCCATCGCCACCGCCCACCGCGACACGGTGCCGTTCCAGACCGCAGGCTCGATCCTCTATGCGGCGCGCCAGCAACGCGCGACCACCTGAACGCGGGCCGGCCGGGCTCAGGTCACGTAATCACCCCGAACGCGGCGGCGTCGCGGGCGAATTGCTCTGGCGCGTCGGGTCGGGCATCGGGGCCTTCGAGCCGGAACGAACTCGGTGCCAGCGGGCCGAACAGCAGCGCGCGCCGCAATTGCGGCCAGTTGTCCAGCTGCGGCTCCACTCCGGCCGCGCGGGCGAAGGTCAGGGCGACACGGTCCATGCGTGTCTTGCCGCCGCCGGCTTCGATCCGATGGACGGGCTCGGCCGGAGCGGGGATCGCGCCGCCCCAGGTGTATGCGATCCACCGGGCCTGAAGCTCCAGTGGCACGAAGTAGCCGCCGGACTGATCCCACAGACCCACGAACGCCAACCCGGGCAGATCCGGGTGGAAGGTGTAGCGGTCGGCGTCGAAGGAGGTACTGCCGGCGTTGAGCACCGCCTTGATGTCTTCATCGAGGAACGGCAGGCTCAGCCGGTAGCCGGTGCCGAACAGGATTGCGTCGAACTCCTCAGCATGTCCATCGGCGAAGGTCACGCGCGATTCCGTGACCGACGTTATCCACGGCCGCAACGTGATTCGGCCCGCGGCGACCAGCGGCAGATACCCGTCGTTCAAGGTGAGGCCGGCCACGGCGATCGACGGATCGGGTGCCGGTGCCGCGTAGTCCGCCGGGTTTCCGCCGGCATCGATCACCAATTGCTCGATCAGGCAGTCGAATTCGTCCGGTGGTAGCGATTCGCCGGCCAAGGCGTGGTAGCGGGTGAACATCCGGTGATCCGACGGCACGCCGGCCACGAACTTCGGCAGGACGTAGCGCTGCCGTCGCTGCGTCACCGTCACCTGAGCGGCACCGCTCTGGGCGAGCTCCGTCGCGACCTCGAGGGCGCTGATCGCACCGCCGGCCACCAGCACACGGCTACCCTGGTAACGCGCAGGCCCGCGATAGTGATAGGTGGACGCGCAACCGAGAGTGCCGGAAAAAGCTTCCAACCCAGGAACATTCGGGATAGCAGGCAGATGAAAGCGGCCGGGGGCCACGACGACGCGATCGAAACGTTCGTCAGTGCCGGAGTGGTCAAGCAGCCAGCCCTTGTTCACCTGTCGGAGCCGGTCGACACGCGTGCCGAACCGAATACGCGGCGTGACCTCGAACATGTCGGCGTAGCGGTGCAGGTAGGCAAGGACGTCGTGATTCGACGGGTAAGCCGGGCCGTCCTCGGGTGCCAGGTCGCCGAACGCGGTCATGATCCGGCTGCTGTTGGTGTGCATCGCCGGCCACACGCCGCTGCTGCCTTGCAGGCCTGCCCACTGGCCACCCAGCGTCGGCGCCTGTTCGAAGATGGTCGGGTCGAAGCCCTGCGCCAGTAGCCAGCGCGCCGCGACGAGCCCGCCGGGACCGGCCCCGATCACCGCCACGCTGTCTGGCACACAGGGAACTGTCCCACACCGCGCCCTCGGATCGCCGAGATTGCACCCTTGGTCGCGATTCGCACGCCGGCGCGACCACTGCGGCGATCTCGGCGAACGGCCCTACTTGAAGCGCCCCAGCACCCGGCGCACCAGACCCTCGGACTCACCAGTCGGAGGCTGCCGGTTGACGTACGGCCACGGCTGATTGCGCTCAGGCACCGACGACGCCCGGGCCTGCTTGAGCTGCATCCGCAGGTGCTGCCGCAACTCGTGCAGGTCGGGGTCGGACCAACGGTTTTGTGCCTCAACGGGATCGGCGGTCAGGTCGTAAAGCTCCCACTGGTCGTCGATCGGGTCGGTGCGGTAGACCTCGCCACCGATCCCGTTGGCCGCGAGATGCCGCACACCGGGTTCGGTCCAGGTGGCCGGATCGTCGAAGGTGCGAACCAGCTTCCACAAATGCCCCGACCCGCCGTCCTCGTCCGATACCCGCACGACCAGGCCCTCAAAGTTGGAAGCCACGTGCGCCGGAAGCTTGATGCGAAGCGGCGCAGGCGGATTCACGTCGCGGCCCAGTTGGCGGGACAGCGCGGAAGCGCCGGTGTCGCCTTCGAGCACATTGTCGCGGGTCATCAGGTAGACGGCGCGGTCCTCGTCGGCGGGCGCGCCGTCGACGACCGGCATCAGGTCGCGGCCGGGCAGCGGGTGCACCTCGGAGAATGACTCGGCTAGTTGTTTCGCCACCGCTTCGACGTCGACGCCGGCCGCGCCCAGCAGCGTCGGCACCAGGTCGACGTGCGACGTCGGCGCCGCCACGCTGCGAGCCCCGGTCGCGTTCGCACCGATGCGGGCGATCACGAACGGCACCCGGGTGGCCTCGTCGTAGAGGTTGAACCACTTCTGGTGCAGCCCGCCGTGGGCTCCGAGCAGGTCACCGTGGTCGGAGGTGCGCACCAGCACCGCATTGTCGGAGCCGCCGTCGGTGACCGCCCGACGGACCCGGTCGATCGGTGTGTCCACCTCGGCGTGCAGCCGGTAGTACAGGTCGCGGTAGCGCTGGGTGTTGCGCTTGTAGGAACGGCTGATGGCCGGTGACGGACCGTACCCGGAGTAGTAGGCCTCGCGGAAGGCGATCTGCGCGGCCGGCTTGGTGGACAGATCCTCATCCGCGGTGGGCGGCGGCGGCACCTGCGGCGGGTCCAGCGGGGAGGGCTGGATCGGGCTGCGCCGCACCCAGGCCGGGAACAACACGATGTCGTGTGGGTTGACGAAGCTGGCCACCAGCAAGAACGGGCGTTGGGCGGCCGCGTCGCCGGCACGCCGGCGGGCGTAGCGGTCTTCCAGCCAGGCAACCACCCGATCGGCGATCAGCGGGTCGCGGCGGTAGCCGCTGTTGGCGTTCCCGGCGCCGTGCGGTTCGGGTCCAACCCAGCCCGAGAAGCCGTAGGCGTCGAGCCGGTCGGCGTCGAGATAGCGCTGAACCGCTGCCTGGTCGACGACGCCGTCGTCGTCGTTGGTCGCCAGCGACCCGCCGGTCGCCGGGTCCTCGAGGTCGGCGTGCGAGATGTGCCACTTGCCGTCGTAGTGGGTGTCGTATCCCGCCGCGCGGAACCAGTTGCCCAGCGTCGGCACCTCGCCGGCGCGCAGCCAGCGCAGCCGCGAGTCGTCGAAACGCTTGCCGATGCCGTCGGTCTGGGTGACCCCGTGCAGGTCGGGGTACTGGCCGGTGAAGATTGTCGGACGGCTCGGCACGCAGGCCAGCGAGCCGGTGTAGTGCCGGGTGAAGTTCACGCCGTGCTCGTCGAACCAGCGCCGGCCGGCCAGTGTCTGCTGTCGCCAGGCCAGGAGTTCGTCCGACTCGTACGGCGGCACCGCCCGCTCTTCGTCGGTCATCACGATGACGATGTCGGGGCGGTCAGACATGCGCGTTCTCCATTCGTTGTGCCAGGCCGGCCAGCAGCGCATCGGACTGCTTGGCCAGGACCCGCAGCGCCACCCATTCGGCCATGCGGGCCGGCCGACCGGTCCCGACCTCGACCGTGCTGATCAGGGCGACGGCGGTCTGGGCCCCCACCGGGCGCAGCGTCCAGCGGTTGGCGACCCGGCGCAACCGGGCCGGCAGTCCTTGGATGTCGTAGGCGAGGGTCACGGGCGGATCGAAGTCGGTGATCCGCTCCACCAAGGTGTTCGGCCCCACCTGAACCCGGCGGGTGGTGCCCAGCGGCCCGCCGTCCGGCCCGTGGTTGAGGATGCACGAGTGGTCGACGCCGTCCGCCCAGGAACTCAGCGCTCCGAAGTCGGCGAGGACATCCCAAATCGCCTGCGGCTGCGCCGCTATGGTCCGACTGCGGCTGATATCTCCCACCCCGCCATCCAACACCATGACGCCAGTCCTGTCGGCCGATCGGGCCGAGCGGCGCGCGCACACCCGCTACCAGCGCTTTTTCACGCGCGTCCGCGATGAAGGGGAGGTCTGGTTGCTCCGTGGCGGGTGTCGCTACGGTAATGGGCGACTAGTCCGACACCGACCGGCACGAGAAGGCGGCAGAGCACGCAATGTATGACCAAGCGAATTTCGACGCGACGGATCCCGCCGACGTCGGCTCACGCATCGATCCGGTTCTGGCCCGCAGTTGGCTGCTGGTCAACGGCACGCACGCCGACCGATTCGAGGCGGCCTCGCACTCGCGCGCCGACATCGTGGTGTTCGACATCGAGGACGCGGTGGCGCCCAAAGACAAGGTGAGTGCCCGCGACAACGTGGTGCGGTGGTTGGGCGCCGACAAGAACGACTGGGTTCGGGTGAACGGC
It contains:
- a CDS encoding TIGR03619 family F420-dependent LLM class oxidoreductase, with protein sequence MTDRPKLTVYLRNFSDDPNPDWNATLETARAMDAAGVDRVVVSDHVVFGENLDAYADPAVGGTTGGRQPTGPDGQWLEPLILLTAIAATTTRIRLGTSVLLAALRRPAVLAKQLATMDVLSGGRIDLGVGIGWQREEYQAAGLPFERRGRLLDHTLEVCQALWTQRRGVYSSPELSFDGIHQMPKPMQPNGIPIWVSGTVNPAVAKRLSRFGMRWIPWGPAITDLQGAIPAMKRAIADTGADPDGLRVQGSAVLVRGADRRIDVDASVAVVPRIVADGATDIRFSGSVPSDPGQAQEMLADLVGAFRKVTD
- a CDS encoding DUF732 domain-containing protein, with protein sequence MVDRVGGADYNAGETAESANLAWSSGNELPDIQDSASAPGSRANPAAVPEEADVDQSWTTAWTRAATVLLICLALAVVIVVAGWLMHKNNTSETASEPTRTTAAPVTTTAPATTTVSSTADQDSRYIAALNDKGIQFANPEAAVFNGKTVCQNIGQGMTVQEVVAQFRSSSPDFAAHAEDFVAISVRAYCPQYSKLVAAI
- a CDS encoding patatin-like phospholipase family protein, encoding MEIPFADIVRGRFGARRGHRAPAFDLVPALEDIEDDETKATDAALDTVDLPSADPALLLQKMENRLVRNHLANPDVLSDEQLRRLRYILNFARLADFEPGVAGPGGARGRGDISVGAEIGPWRSRVVDALFAPLREEPDQVKALTAAREVLAGLADDQEDQRQVLIDRHRNDFSAAELDAEVGYKKLVTVLGGGGGAGFVYIGGMARLLESGQVPDYMIGSSFGSIIGSLVARELPVPIEEYVAWAKTVSYRAILGPERVRRRHGMAGLFALRFDQFAHALLSTEDGERMRMSDLAIPFDVVVAGVRRQPYAALPSRFRRPELAALQLRSLPFRPIGIGPLVAARMWQVSAFIDLRVVKPIVISGDDPALDFDVLDAASFSSAIPGVLHHETSDARMLPLLEDLFAERDIAALVDGGAASNVPVELAWKRVRDGKIGTRNACYLAFDCFHPQWDSRHLWLAPILQAIQLQMLRNLPYADHLVRFEPTLSPINLAPSTTAIDRAYRWGRASVERAIPVTSALLSPTWWVGDAPAVPTAHPQEHAKSVASSMSSVMAAIQSPSGRLSRWRNRHLT
- a CDS encoding SPFH domain-containing protein, with the protein product MTWQIVMFVVSLIVAGVAALGWLISREDKARSRRRTVVIGALATAVLFFLLGCFTIVGTRQIAIVTTFGRPTGVSLNNGFHGKWPWQMTHQMDGAVQIDKYVKDGNHDERIMVRLGNQSTAWADVSIRWQLKQHAAPELFQQYKTFDNVRVNLIERNLSVALNEVFAAFNPLDPQNLDVSPLPNLAKRAADLMRKDVGEQVDIFDINVPTIQYDQGTEDKINQLNQQRAQTSIAVESQRTAEAQAKANEILSRSISNDPNVVVQNCITAAINKGISPLGCWPGTTAMPTVPVPGR
- a CDS encoding DUF4267 domain-containing protein, with protein sequence MAIDRAALIAGSIRLASGISFLVDPDRANRLWGTPHQPDAQARLLLRSMGYRDALIGGLLAAAALRGKNTRGWFLASGGADAADLLGGVSVHHDLTRPQQVIGLGGAIVGVGVGLWGAARPAKRAELPPAAD
- a CDS encoding PPOX class F420-dependent oxidoreductase produces the protein MKLNDAARELIGKGADATLVTLNPDGSPQVSVVWVALQSTPDGDELVTAHLAEHKKVRNVRNDPRVAVTIVSTDDPHGDMRPYLAINGTARIVDGGAPELLRELAQTLSDPAVFPPAGAPPGFLTRIRIDKVGGIGPWS